The Microcebus murinus isolate Inina chromosome 1, M.murinus_Inina_mat1.0, whole genome shotgun sequence genome includes a region encoding these proteins:
- the LOC109730171 gene encoding small ribosomal subunit protein eS4-like, whose protein sequence is MACGPKKHLKRVAAPKHWMLDKLIGVFAPRPSTGPHKLRECLPLIIFLRNRLKYALTGDEVKKICMQRFIKIDGKVQTDITYPAGFMDVISIDKTGENFRLIYDTKGRFAVHRITAEEAKYKLCKVRKIFVGTKGIPHLVTHDARTIRCPDPLIKVNDTIQIDLETGKITDFIKFDTGNLCMVTGGANLGRIGVITNRERHPGPFDVVHVKDANGNSFATRLSNIFVIGKGNKPWISLPRGKGIRLIIAEERDKRLAAKQSRG, encoded by the coding sequence ATGGCCTGCGGTCCCAAGAAGCATCTGAAGCGTGTAGCAGCTCCAAAGCATTGGATGCTGGATAAGCTGATCGGTGTGTTTGCTCCTCGTCCATCCACCGGTCCCCACAAGCTGAGAGAGTGTCTCCCactcatcattttcctaagaaacaggcttaagtATGCCCTGACAGGAGATGAAGTGAAGAAGATCTGCATGCAGCGCTTCATTAAAATCGATGGCAAGGTCCAAACTGATATAACCTACCCTGCTGGATTTATGGATGTCATCAGCATtgacaagactggagagaatttccGTCTGATTTATGACACCAAGGGTCGCTTTGCTGTTCATCGTATCACAGCTGAGGAGGCCAAGTACAAgttgtgcaaagtgagaaaaatctttgtgggcacAAAAGGAATCCCTCATCTGGTGACTCATGATGCTCGTACCATCCGCTGTCCTGATCCACTCATCAAAGTGAATGACACCATTCAGATTGATTTGGAGACTGGcaagattactgatttcatcaagtttgacactggtaacctgtgtatggtgactggaggcgctaacttgggaagaattggtgtgatcaccaacagagaaagacatcccgggccttttgatgtggttcacgtgaaagatgccaatggcaacagctttgccactcgcctctccaacattttcgttattggcaaaggcaacaaaccatggatttctcttcctcgAGGAAAAGGTATCCGCCTCATCATTGCTGAAGAGAGGGATAAGAGACTGGCAGCCAAACAGAGCAGGGGGTGA